Genomic DNA from Acomys russatus chromosome 24, mAcoRus1.1, whole genome shotgun sequence:
CTACCCCTCCTGACTCCATCTCGCCTTGTCTCCGTTTCTCTCTGTCTGCAtgcctttccctgtctctgtctctctgctgttccctccctgtctctgtctccatctgtctctctgaaCTGGAACAGAGCTGCTCATATGCAAGATTGGGTCCTCTCTGGTGGTGGGGCTTAGATGGCCTTTTGAGCTCtgcttttttctctgtgtgttttgcaCTGAGTGTGTTATTTCTGTAATTAGAacagaaatgttattttaaaagtggtTACTATGGCAAACTGTTTCCCCACACTGCCCTGGAAGCTGTTTCTCTTATTTGGGGATGATGCAGGTTGGGGCCTTGTGGGATGGCCCCTGCTTTCCTACCAGCCCCTGTTGCTCCCTCTTGCAGTGCAGTGGAAGCTGTGGGCAGGGCCGCACTATCCGACACGTGTACTGTAAGACCAGTGATGGACGGGTGGTCCCCGAGTCCCAGTGCCAGATGGAGACAAAGCCTCTGGCCATCCACCCCTGTGGGGACAAGAACTGCCCAGCACACTGGCTGGCTCAGGACTGGGAACGGGTGAGTACCCAGGAGCCTGTATAGGGCCTCTCCCTGGATCACAGAGGATGGGGGAGAGTTCGCCTGAGTGCCAATGGCCGGTCACAACGAAAAATTCATACCATGCTATGAAGAACATTTGACTAACAATTAATttggaaaaaagccaaaaaaggaaGTACGagcacttcctgtctcttcccccaGGGGTGTGTGCAGGTCCCCATGTCTTCTCACTGGGCCCTAGTAGacacaaaggcagagacagagtatACTGGCTGCGTGCACTTTCAGCCCATGGATGCCTTGATGACCTTTTGCTCTCACGACCCATTTGTCTTCTGTCTCAACCTGTCATTGTCACCAAGTTACCATTTCAGACAGTTGCTCTCAGTCAATGGTTTCAGGCAGCCACTATTAACGAAATAATCTTGAGCCAAATTGCTTTCTGCAGAATTGATTTTGGCCTGATCATCCTTGGCCAAATTACATTAGCCAATTTGTTTCAAAACAGATGGTTTGGTGCCTAATTGCTTTTGATCAAATCTGGATGGGGCCGAATGGTTACCGAAGAGTTCTCAGCCAACCCCCCAGCTGCAAGTGTTTACTTAGACTTCCACCCAATATCGCTGACCAAACCTCGACCACCAGAGGTGCTGTGGTCAGGGTTCTGGTTCTCTGCTGCTGGCCACTGACCAATCTGTCTGGCCCTTCTCAGTGCAACACTACGTGTGGGCGTGGAGTGAAAAAGCGGTTGGTCCTCTGCATGGAGCTGGCCAACGGGAAGCCACAGATGCGCAGTGGCCCCGAGTGTGGGTTAGCCAGGAAGCCCCCTGAGGAAAGTACGTGCTTCGAGAGACCTTGCTTCAAGTGGTACACCAGCCCCTGGTCAGAGGTGAGTACCCAGAAAGCCCTAGAGGCTTTACACCAGGCCTGGGCTCTGATGCTGCCACAGAACATCCCTCTTGGCCCATGTCTGTCAAGCCTTCCTCTAAGCTTCAGTCATCCAGGGCGTTTGTCCCTGGATCCTTCTAGACCAGCTGGTGGGGAGCTAGCTGCCCAGAGGCATTTTCTGATCTTAGCCTGCTGTCCCTTCAACTCTTTTCGTGGGCCTGTCCGGGCCTGGTTACTTCTGACTTAAAACTGAGACTTGTAAGTTGTGTGTTTGGTAGCGTAATATGCTTGGTACTCTCTCAAGTGTCGCCCAATCCCTGGAGGACACAGAGGGTAAGATTGCCTGAGACACGGCTAAGGCGGGGGCATGAGATTTGTTACAGGTGGCAGGATGTGTGCCCTAGGTTAGGACACTGAGTCAGTGGGCAGAGCAGCAAGTTTAGCACGCTAGGCAGAATAGAGCCCAACTCTTATCTCTAATGCAAGAACAGAGCCCTTACCTGTTGTCACAGAGATAGCTGCAGGCAGCTGTGGCCCAGCACGTGTGCCCAAATCTCTCTTCTAATGGCGTTTATGGAAGGAATAAACTGAAGCTGAGAGAGCTTTCCAACCTGGGGCCAGAGTTTGAGGTGCGTTAGACATGGGGCCAGGAGTGCAGAGCAGGGAGACAGACTGAGGTGTGAGTAGCCTCAATCACAGGCTAGTGAggggcaggcagagaggcagtgACTAGGAGGGTGGGTAGCTCCTTGTCTAGTCTCTGATTGACACAGCAGTAACCAAACCTCAGGTGCTCTTTATCTGCCTGAGAGGTCATGCCAGGCCTTGGGGCTTGCCAGCATCTTGAGCTTTCATAACATCCCAGAGGCAGTCACACCTAGATGTCAGTTATTGTTAATTCATGTTGACATCTACACACCATTTCCTCCTCCATGTCCACCCACAGGAAGGACCTGGGGGGGGCGGCTCAGAGCCATCTTTTAACATTCCTGGGCAAGCTGGGGCCAGAACTCCTGTGGCCAGCAGGGCAGCCCAGGTTTCCAGCTGCCTATGGTGTTGGGTCCCACATAGATCAACTCTGGATGCTTAGGAACACTGTGGAGTTCTAGAGTCGGgggcaggagcccagagccttcCTTTTGCTGTTCTATAGGACACATAGGTCCTCCCTGGGCTCATCTGCTGGAATGGGTGGGTCGCAAATCCAAGACTTGAAAGTCTAAGGACTCTGAGGGGTGAGACCCCAGTGGCTGCCCTTCTCATGCATGGGCTTGGGAACTccagggtacacacacacacacacacacacacacacacacacacacacacacacacacatacacactgaggtGCCCACTACTAAGCAGCACCTTCAAGGTAAGAAGAAAGGAGGTATGGCTGCGATTGCCTAAAATGTGTGTGGCAGAGCTTGAGGACCAGCAAGCATCATTAGGGGAAGCAGGCAGAGATGcgcgtgcgtgtacacacacacacacacacacacacacacacacacacacacacacacacaaacacgtctCTGGAGCGAAGGTCCCCTCTGAACTGAGTGAGCACAACTGGAGGTCTGGTCTCAGGGTAGCTGTGTGGCCAGGGCCTAGGAAGTCTGGGACTGTGTTGGACAATGGGAAGGGGGGAGAAGGAATAAGGAgaagccctgagccctgagggaggGCTTCTTCCCATATGATGAGATAGCAGGAGCAGGATGGAGTACGTGAGTGGTGGACATGTGGGAGTCTGTCCTTCCTGCCCCTGGCTCCGGCAGTGCCCTTCTCTGTAGCTGCTCCCTCAGGAGGCATCGACTCAGAGGTTTTTTTCATTCCCAGGGACAGAGGAGCACATACCAGGATCTGCCAGGAACCCAGGGGCTTCTGCAAAGGCAGGGTGTCCTCTGTGCCTGTGCCAAGctagcctctcctctcctcagggtgGGTGAGCAGGGAGGTGGCCACGTGCCAGCCATCATCAGCTCCTCTGTGTCTGGTAACCAGACAAGGGgtgagcctggggtgggggggcctCCCCATACCTCAGGCCCCAGGCATGCCTGGGTAATGTGGGGTCACCACATCAGGGAACCACTGCCTGAGGGATCTTGGCAGGGGAATAGCAGGGTAATTGGGATCAGCAGATGTCCCTGATATTCTGGGTAGCTCGGGCTTTCAGAGGGAAACATCTGGACTCAGAGTGACGGCTCTGGAAGTTACATTGATTGGCCAATGGCAAACTCTCTGTGTCACTAATCTGGGACAGATGGAACCTGAGCATCCGGCAGGTCAGGTCGTAGTCGGCACAGGAGAGGCCACCCTCTCACTGCAAagctgagaaaactgaggcagagaagccAGACAATGCCTTTCACCCACTTACCTCTACTCAGCCCCAACCCAAGGGGCTGCTGTGTCCTGGCTAGCCTGTGGGACGGTTAGGGTGCAGAAGACATAGTGCTGAGTGATGGGgtttcctgtctttgtccctATGGGGAGCCTTATGACACacctatttgtctgtctgtctgcctgtcccaCACCAGTGCACCAAGACATGCGGCGTGGGTGTGAGGATGCGAGACGTGAAGTGTTACCAGGGAACCGACATTGTCCGCGGCTGTGACCCACTGGTGAAGCCTGTTGGCAGACAAGCCTGTGACCTGCAGCCATGTCCCACAGAGCCCCCGGgtgagaaggaagaggctgggcaCAGGGCGGGAGCTGGCTAGAGTGGGGGGGGGCACATCCAGGGGCTGGGGGGACCAACAGGCATCAGCTGGGAAGCAGCTAGAGAGACCCATAGGTGTGTCCACAGGAGAGGACCTGTGTCTTGGAAAAAGCACTGACTTGAAGTGTGGTTGGGAAGCTGTGGGACCAGGGACCGAGATGACCCAGCCTGAACCTCAGGTACTGACTGCCAGGAGCCAGGGAGGTCTCACGCATGGTCTCTGGCTTGGGTACCTGGAAAGACAGACAAGGACAAGGCCCGGTCTCCAAAGCAGATGCCAAGTGCTGGGGCAGCTGGATTCTACCTTGAAGGTGTTTGGACTTTTCAGAGGAGGTCAAGGATTCCCCCAAATCCTAGGGTTTTACCCCTCAGGTGATCAAATCAAATCACTTAGTGGGATCCATATTTTCCTGGAGAGAGACTTGGATTAGGAAAGGGGTGGCTGTGACATAGAACAGGTGAGCTGTAGCAGCTGGGGTCCTCTGGATCTTATTCTGTTGACCTGCTCATAGTGTGCCTGCTGGGCTACCCCTAGTGAGACCCTACCTTTTGGGGAGATAATGTGGCAAGAGTTGGGGATCCCGGGAGCTGTTCCTCTTTGGTCTTCTGGCATTTCATCCTTCCTTCTTGTACTGTGTCCCATCCCCAGATGACAGCTGCCAGGACCAGCCGGGCACCAACTGCGCACTGGCCATCAAAGTGAACCTCTGTGGCCACTGGTACTACAGCAAAGCTTGCTGCCATTCCTGCAGGACTCCCCATTCCTAGCTGGTGCTATAACCCTGAGACGTGAGCACGCCATCCTGGGGGCTCTCTTTGGACAGCCACCCTCCAGGGGACTCTGGGCTGTTGAAGATGTGACACAAAGTATAACTGACAAGAAGGGACTTTGACACTGTggccttgtctctgcctcagcGGAGAGCCTCCAGTGGTCATGGGCCCCTTCTCAGATGGAGCCACCCTGCTGCAGGAAGTTGTACATTTACTCCCAGGAGCCTGTGTCTGTGCCCACCCCGGAAGGCCCAGAGCCCAGAAACCAGAGTAGGCAGTACCTGCCCATTTTCCAGGCCCTTCTCTGAGGTGGCAGAACCCACTCAAGTTGACTTTCAGATGACCCAGGAAGGAAAGAGTATCCTTTCTTTGCCTGTCTTGGGTGAGGAGCGGCCTTGGGTCAGCTGAGGAGCCCAGGCTGTCTTGTTTCTGGAAGTATTGAAGGAAGCCTTCCTAAGGCATTAGTGCCACTGTGTCTCCCCTTCTGGAGTTCCTgtgcatgggatgggatgggatggccCATCCTGTGGATGGGAGGGATGGTCCTTGTCCCTGCGGTGTCCCTGCCAGCCTCCTCACTACTTACTGGTGCATTTTAATAAAGTGACTGTATTTATGACAGCATGATGGGGTTTCAGTCACTTTGGGCAGAAGTGGTGGGCAGCCCTGGGCCTTTGAGGCTGTGTGGAGTTCTTTGCAGGTGCAGGGGTGGGTAAGAACAGGGCAGAGCTGTCCACAAAGTAGACAAAAGGCAACCAGAAAGAGCAAGGAGTGTACAGGGAGAGGCTCTGGGGGCAGCAGGACAGCATTGTGGTAGTAACTGGCATGAATCtccaggtgtttttgtttttgtttttgtttttagctgtcCTGGGTCTGGGGCTCACGGCCAGCATGGAACACAGGCCTAGAGGAATGCTGGGGCGGGCACAGGGAAGAGGAAAGCTAGAAGATACAGGACAGGGCCACCAAGGGCACTGGCCACTGTGGGCTCAGGTGTCACGTAAGGTCATCCACTTCTGTCAAGGACCATCCGCAGGGCCATGAACACAGCTTCCCACATCACGGTGGCTTCTTGTGGCTGCAGAGACACAGGGGCCTGcaggggaggggtgctgcttcagACTGCCTTCTCTTGAGTGAAAGAGAGTGGGAAACagtgcacataagcacacatccacgtgcacagacacagacgcacgcacacacacacacacacacacacacacacacacactggcacccagggaggcagggaggacaggGCTGAGTATGAGATGGCCACAGTCAGTTAGTCTCAGCACCCTGCAGGAGTCCTTTGGACCCAGGTAGTAGGGAGCCTGGTGGCTGCCTCCTGTGCTTTGGGGTCAGTCTGCCCCAGGGCAGATCTGCCCAAAAGCTCTGTTCCTGAAGGGCTTCAGGTttggggggaaactgaggcagtgacACAGCCCAGGGCATCGTTGCTTCTATGTATGCTTGTACCACAGGGGATGAATTGGGATAGCTGTTCCTGGAGATCTTATTTTAGTGCCCCAAATCCAGAAGTTGGCTCTTTGGGAGGCGGTTGTGCTTCAGGTCACTTGTTGGGCTCAGACATAACAGTGTCCTTGTGCCTCAGGAGCTGGGGCCTCTGCCACCAAAGTCCTTCCTGTACCTCTCTTCCaggcttcttcccttcctcatctcccccTCTCTACTTCATCCTATACTCCTTCCTATTGGCCTTCCGTGTGCTCCTATGCCAGGTTCTGTGTCAGGTATGCCACCAGCACTGGCTAATTTTCATCTCTCTGAGGTGGCTATCATGAGTGTCCTGCTATGCTGATGTAACCTCTCAGACAGTCAGCCACTTGTCCTGGTTAACAGCAGTCATGGAAGCCACAGGGGGGCACTGGAAGACAAAGGCGGCTTGTTATGATGCCCTGCCTGGCTGAAAGCTGCTCCCAGCCCCTCTGGGTAGAGCTGGAGCCCAGCAGCTTGGCCTGGGAAGGTGGACTCTGGTTCCAGGCAGGGTCTACGCTGGAAGGTGCCCTGTAAACTGGACAGACAAACAGCCATGCACCATGCTATGGGAAACAAATTTATTGGCTTTTACTTTTTTCAGGGTGCTGTGTGGGTCCCTGGCGGATCTCATGGTGGTGCTGAGTGAGTGGCAGGGATAGATGCTTAATTCACTTGGAAGACGTCTATGGATCTATACAGAGATGgtggaggtttaaaaaaaaaaagaaagaaagaaagaaaaaagaaaggggggataGGAGGAAAAGACGGAACAACCCAGCACACCCCTCCCTACCTCACCCATACCCCAAGCAATGCAAGGGACAGATGCCACAGGAGGAGTGAGACAAAGGAAgtagagaggaaaggacaggCTGAGGACTTCTGTGATTCTAAGGATGGGGTCTGTTAGCTAGACCAGGATGAGGCAGGAAAAAGAACAGGAGAAAAGTTCAGAATGCCAAAAACAGCAGACGCTCACTAGCATGGTTCAGCTGCCTGTGGTAAATGTGCAGGGCCCTGCTGTGGTACCTGGCTGAGGGATGGCCACTGTCCCATAGGAAGGCACCTTCACGGGGGAACTTGCTCCCCTCTGGAGCTCCGTGGCAGGGCCTGGGGGATGAAAGAAGTCCCCAAAGGGACTCTTGAGGCTAGGCTGCCAAGAACAGTGCTTCTTTCGGAGCAGAGAACTACACTCCGGATGGCTAGGGTCCTAGGCTTGGGGCACCTTCAAGGGGTGGTCACCTGACACCAATTCCTCTGCCAGTTGAGGACCTGGAGCAGCATGGGTAGAGATGAGGCTTCCGCACAGGGGTGgcgagctctggctggctgggccTGGGGTCTCGTTTCAAGCAGGAGACACGAAGTGTATGGTCTATAGCTCGGCTTCCCCCACTGAGGGACTAGAGTTCAAAGGGCTTTCGTCagccagccccccacccccaaactacATAGATGGGGAGGCAAGCCCATGGGTAGAATGACCTAAGAGTCACGGCAAGTTGACATGTAAGACCCACTAGTGCACAGCAGGGCCACCTCCAGCACCTCAGCAACCTCGCTGGATTGTGTCTGTCGGTTGCCTGGGTTTAGGGCTAAGCGCTGGATGTGTACGTTTTAGTGTCAACCCTCCCAGTGTCCTCTGTGGCTGTGCTTCCTCTCTCAACCAAAAGCAGATCGGGACAGAGCAAGCATCCAAGAGCACTGCTGTCTCCTAAAGTCTCCCTTCTGTAGGGAGGAGTCTTGTCCATCTTCAGGGAGGCCAGAGCAACGAGCATCTCAAGCTTGGGGCAGAGGCTCGGCACCTAGGTTCAGGAGTGTGAGACAGACGGGCTGGGAGAAGGAACGGAGAGAGGGTAGGGAGAGGGATGGGAAAGGAACAGAATATTTATTCCGTCCACAGTCTCTAAGGAAGGTTCGTGCTTGTAGAGCCACTGGCAGCCAGTGAGGCCTGTGCTCCGTTGAGCAGGTAGGAAGGCCAAGGCCTGGTGAGGGAGTGACGGGCTAAGACCATGAAGCCAGAGACAGACAAGTTGCTGGAGTTGGCCTTACCCACCCTCTCACTTCCTGGAAGCAGGACCTGGCCCCTGTGCTCCAACACAGCCTTACCTTACCCTCCtatccctgcctcccttcttgaGCCAGCCGTCCCTACCCACAACTGCCAGATCTGGTTCATTGGGCTTTATCCCTGTAGAGGGCCTGGGGGTTCCCCACGCCTGGAGCCCCCAGGACAGGGACGCAGGGAAGACTTGACTGAGCAGAGGTCTGGGCTTGGGGCCAGGGTATGCCATGGGGATCGTGCCATGATCTCAGGACCCTCCAGAGCTGGGTGCCCCGGCAGGATGGAGGCCTGTCACACATCGGTGCTTACGCTGCGGCTTCTGGAAAAGGCCTCACGCATGGCGGAGAGGCGGTTAGGGTTGAGCGCCTGCAGGCCCCCGAAGCTTGTAGGGGGCAGCTCCATGTCCTCCTGGCTGATGCTTTTGTAGGCCACGCGGCCCCCACCGTTGCGCACACCCTCAAATTCGTcgtcctctggctcctgcaggaAGAAGGTGGGCGGCTCGTAGTGTGAGCAGCTGCGGCAGAGGGCACGGGCCTGTGGGGACTTTTGGCTGAAAGAGGTGGCAGCAGCTGGATAGAGAGCAGGCCCGTTGGTCAACACAAGGTTGCGGTTGGAATGCAGGGGCGGCAGCTGTGAGTGCACAGCGAAGTCGggctcctcctcgtcctcctccgaTTCGTCCTTCTTGCAGCAGTAATACTGTGGGCAGAGGGCCAGGTGACTACAGTGCACTTCCCACCAACGTCAACTGAGGGTGGCCCTCAAGAGTTGAAGGTGCCTCTGCCCAGGCACCTCCGCCTACTCCATCACAACCCAGAAACTACCCCAGCCCACTCAGAAGTCTCTGCAATCTGTTACTTATCTGTTTCACCCACACAGCTGGATGCAACTCTACTTTCCAACTTGCAGGCAAGTAAACTGAGGTATAGGTGGTTAAGAAACCTGAAAGTGGCAGAGATGGATAAGCCATTTCAGATCCTAGAGTTGAGTCATAGGTACTAGGTACGCCTTGTATATATAGATTTCCCTTCCTCTCAGGAAGATGCGGGGCCTCAGAAACCCCTAAAGCTCAGGCAGAGGCTATACAAGGGTAGCATGCTAGTCACTGCTGCTCACCTAGAGGGTAGCTGTGTGCTACTAACTAAGTCCTTgactctctctgagcctcagcctcagcttcaAGTGAGTTGGGCAGCCGGCACAGTGATATCCCAGCCCCACTGCTGAGCATCTCCCATGAGGAAGTCTGGCTGTACCCTTCTGCACCACAACCTAGGCCCTGACCCTATCTGTTTTTTTAGGGTGCTCCCTCTGCATCGCCACCCTTCAGGCTCAGTTTCAACCAGGTCCCCTTCTCCATCCCTCGGGAGTAAGTACCTGAAGCCGACAGTAGCACAGAACAGCGATGATACAGAGCAGAATCACAGTTGCCAAGATGCCCCCAGTGATGACCACAGTGCCGGCTGTCATCCGCCCACTTCTCCATCAACAGTCTGCAAAAGATACCACAGGCCACAGCATCGTTAGTGCCTCTGTGCAATAGCCACTACTCTACTCCACAAGACCAGAGGCAGGGGGAAGGATGTGCATACCAGAGATCAGAGATCTCTATGCACACCAGAGATCAGCCTGgcatgtgagaggcagagagatccaAGCCTCCAAGCCCAGCTCTacctctcagcctcagtttccctagctgCAAGAGGTGAATGCTAATATCCTGACATTGAagtttgctttaaattttatgtgtataggctttccctgcatgcatgtctgtatacctTATATGTGGTGCTCATAGAGGCTGTAAGAAGGCATTAGACccatccaggcgtggtggcgcacgcctttaatcccagcactcgggaggcagaggaaggtggatcgctgtgagttcgaggccaatctggcctacaaagcgagtccaggacagccaaggctacacagggaaacgctgtcttgaaagaaagaaagaagaaagaaagaaagaaagaaagaaagaaagaaagaaagaaagaaaaggaaagaagaacgaaagaaagaagaaaagaagaaaagaaaaaaaagaaagaaaaaagaaagaaagacagaaaagaaagaaagaaagaaagaaagaaagaaagaaagaaagaaagaaagaaagaaagaaagaaagaaagcattagactcctgggacttgagttacagacagctgtgagctgctatgtgggttctgggaatcagaatcctttggaagagctgctggtgcccttaaccacagagccataaATCCAGCCTCTGAACTAaatagtctctctgtctctgtctttctgtctgtttctctgtctcggtctctcggtctctgtctttatctctctgtgtgtgtgtgtgtgtgtgtgtgtgtgtgtgtgtgtgtgtgtgtgtgtgtgtgtgtgtctgtctgtctgtctgtctgtctgtctctctctctctgtgtgtgtgtgtgtgtatgtgtgcacagtgtCTGCGCACATGTGTGTTGACATGTGAGTGCGAAGGCCACAGGTCAATATCAGTATCAGGCATCTTCATCTATTTCCCACCTTCCTTTTGGAGACAAATCTCTTACCGGGCCTGAAGCTCACAGACTGGCtagctggctggccaatgagctcttGTTTCTGATTCCCcagagctagggttacagatgtgccATCATGAATGCTAGGAAGTGGAACCGGGTGGAGTGAGAGTCGCCTTATGCTTGCAAGGcatgcactttactgactgagccatctctcttgtccAAAAGCAAAGCTTTCTTGAGCATGTCTTTTAGCATTAGGTATAATACTCTCCCTTTCCAGCCTAGTCTGACACTGCCACTTAAAAAAATGTACCCAAAGcacggcatggtggcacagacctgtgatcacagcagggaggtggaggcaggaggatcaggagttcaaagtcaactcCAGCAACACAGCAAGTCTGAGGTCATCCTGGaatacaagagaccctgtctaagaaacaaacaaactaataagtGCCAAATCAGATGCAGCCTACCTGGCTCGTTGCCTATTTTTCCACATTTAcacgttttcttcttcttcttcttcttcttcttcttcttcttcttcttcttcttcttcttcttcttcttcttcttcttcctcttcctcttcctcctcctcctcttcttctttttggtttttttgagacagggttactctgtgtacccttgactgtcctggactcactttgtagacctggctggcctcaaactcacggcgatctgcct
This window encodes:
- the Fam163b gene encoding protein FAM163B, whose amino-acid sequence is MTAGTVVITGGILATVILLCIIAVLCYCRLQYYCCKKDESEEDEEEPDFAVHSQLPPLHSNRNLVLTNGPALYPAAATSFSQKSPQARALCRSCSHYEPPTFFLQEPEDDEFEGVRNGGGRVAYKSISQEDMELPPTSFGGLQALNPNRLSAMREAFSRSRSVSTDV